The Methanosarcina barkeri MS DNA window TTATGCAGGAAGGGAGAGAGGCAAATGTATGATGAGTTAAAATTCGATAACTGCAACCATAGCAAAGACCCTATGGTCGGATGTGCTCTTGAAGGTGCCACCGGAGTGCTGGCTGGCATAAAAGACATTAGCATTGTCATACATTCCCCGCAAGGCTGCTCTTCAACGGTTTCGGCAGCTTATGACGTCCATGAAATTGATTTTACGAAAAGAAAAGTTGCATGCACCAGGCTTTTTGAAACTGATGTGGTTATGGGCGCTTCAAGCAAGCTGAAAAACTTAATCGAAGAAGCCGACTCGAAATTTAAAACTAAGGCGATATTCGTAGTTGGTACATGTGCAGCTGATATCATTGGTGAGGATATTGAAGGCTTATGCCGAAATATCCAGCCACAAATTAATGCGAAGCTTATTCCCTTGATGGCAGGAGGATTTAGAGGAAACCTCTATGATGGCATTGAACTGGGACTGAATGCATTATTTCCCTTTATAAAAAAACAGAAAGAAAAAATTCCAGATAGTGTAAACCTAATAGCGCCTCAGGCAAACCTGAACCCTACCTGGTGGGCAGACTTGAAATGGGTACGTGAAACCCTTGAAAAAGTAGGAATTAAAGTTCAGGCTGTACTTCCTCACGATACGTCTCTGGAAGAACTGGATAATGCTGGGCTAGCATCGGCAAATATACTTCTCAGTCACGATGCGGGGTATAAGTTTGGGGTAAAAATGCAGGAAGTACATGGTATACCACTTATACTATCGGATATTCCACTCCCAATAGGACTTAAAAATACTGCAAGATGGCTTCGTGCAGTGGGAAATTACTTTGGCGTCGAAGAAAAGGTTGAGGCAATAATAAAAGACGGAGAATATATGGCCATTGACGTTCTGAGACGCAGAGGACTGATGATGATTCCTAGGTACCGTAACTGCAGAGTAGCCGTTTCTGCAGATGCGACTATGGGAATAGGCCTGACCAGAATGTTATTTGAAGAGCTGGAGATGATTCCGGAACTGTTGCTGTTCAGATCGCCTGTTTCTGACTCCCAGTTGTTGCTGGAAAATGAGCTTAACGATATGGGAATTACTCCAAAGGTTGTCTTTTCGGCGGATGGATATCAGATAAAACAATCCTTGATGGAAAGCTGTGTAGATGCTGTATTTGGCTCTTCGTGGGAGTATTATCTGGCTGAAGAACTGGGGATAAAGTTTGTGTTTGATGTATTTAGCCCGACAAACCGACAGAATTACTTGAACAGGGCATATTTCGGATACGAAGGCATGTTGAACTTTTTGGAAAATGTTGCAAACGACTGGGAAAGAGCTCTGCGTTCAAAGCACATTAACTGGGAAGAGTATTCGTAACTAGCTAAAAAATGGAGCTTGTAATATGGACACTGAATGTACAACTTTAAATGAGGTAGAAAAACAGAGCTCTGAAAAATTCAAGGTGGCAGTTACTTCAAAGGGTGGAAAACTTGTTGACCAGCACTTTGGGCAAACAACAGATTTTATGATTTTTGAGATTAATGGTGAAGATTATAAGTTTCTTGAGACTCGCTCGACAAAGAAGTACTGCAATGGAGGTCACGAGCTTAACAAGCAATCTCATGGAAAAAAAGAAGCAATAGTAACTATCTCTGATTGTGATGCTGTACTTTCTATGAAAATAGGCCTGGGTGCACAAAAAAAGCTTGGGGAACTTGGAATCGAGTGCATTGAATATTGTTACACCGTTGAGAGGGGATTGAAATATTTGCAAACCATGAGGAAGCAAAAACAAATGAAAAAAATTAGCCCACATTCTACAGCATTATTTAAAATCAATAATTTTTCCTGATTCCAGACAGTAATAAGCTGCCATATATTAAGAAGTATCTTTTTGATGATAGCAGATGCTATGTCAAGAGTACCTTTGCCACTAATATTTGACTGGAAAATTATTGCTGTATTCTAAAAATAAAAAGAGGTACCTGGATGAACAATAAAACAATAGTTATTCTATTTGTTGCAATCACGGCAGTATTAGTTTTCACCGGCTGTACGGGAGAAAAAATCAGTCAGGTGGCACAGGATAATACTACAGAGGTATCCACTTCAAACGATAAAAATGTGGAAAATGCGACAAACGTATCCACTTCAAACGATAAAAGTGGGGAAACTAGAATTGTTACTGATTCGGCAGGCAGACAAGTAGCAGTTCCTATAAAAGTGGAAAGAGTTGCAGATACCTGGATGGGACATAATGAAGTGCTGGCTATGCTTGGAGCTGATGACAGGCTTGTTGCAACTATGTTCAGCTCCAAAAAAAGACCATGGGCGTATAAAGTTTGCCCGGCCTATTATAATGCTGTAACACTCAGCCCAACATATGATGTGGAAGCTTTGCTTGCTACCAAGCCAGATGTTGTTTTCATGCCAAGCAGAGATAAAAATATCGAGAAAGTATCCGCTCTTGGAGTCCCTGTTGTAGAGGTAAGTTTTACAGATTTTGATTCTATGAAAAAATGTTTTTCAGATACTGCGAATGCTTTGGGAGACGAAGAGGCTTTAGAACGTTCACAGAAATATAATGCATATCTGGATAGCAAATTAGAATTGGTAAGAAATATTTCATCCAGAATACCTTACGACGAAAGGCCAAAAGTTCTCCATCTCGTATCACTGTCACCTTTGTGCGTAGATGGTGGCGGAAATATCATCAGTGATTGGATTGAAGCTGCAGGAGGCATCAATGCTGCTGAAGAAGTAAAAGGTGGTATTATGCAGGAAGTTTCAATGGAACAAATCTTGAAGTGGAATCCTGATATGATTATTCTTAGTGTGAATGCCAAATCTGAAGAAAAAGAGAAGATAATGAATAGCGAGTCCTGGAAGAAGGTTAAAGCAGTTCAAAATAACAATGTGTTTGTAAATCCAGAAGGAGCGTTCATATGGAGTCGAGCCGGAGCAGAACAAGCTCTTCAGATTCAATGGGCTGCAAAAACCATCAATCCGGATACGTTTCAATCCATTGATATAAACAATGAAACAAAGTGGTTCTACAAGACCTTTTTTGATTACGAGCTTACAGATGAGGATGTTCAAAAAATTTTGAATGCACAGGCTCCAGATTAATCAGAAACTTTAGTGTAAACTTTGGTTTTTTAGGGGTATCAAGTTGTTTTGCAAGGCTGAGATACATTAAACAACTTAGCCTTTAGCTTTGTGTTCAAGATCTCAGAATAAGTAAACAAGTGGACAGCTACAGTAAATAAGTGGACAGCTACAGTAAATAAGTGAACAGCTACTAAATTATTGAAACATTAACTAAAATTACTTTTCAGGTGAGGTGTGACTATGAGTCTGATTATAGGCCGGGTCTGGAAATACGGAAACAACATTAATACTGATGAAATAATCCCGGGTAAGTATTTGCGGAGCAAAGATATACAGATCTTTGCAGCTCATGCAATGGAGGGAATTGACCCGGAATTCACAAAAAAGTTCAGGTTTGGAGATATCATTGTTGCAGGCACTAACTTCGGCTGTGGGTCTTCAAGAGAGCAGGCTCCTCTTGCCTTGAAATATGCAGGAGTGTCATGTGTTATAGCAAAGTCTTTTGCAAGGATCTTTTTCAGAAATGCAATCAATATCGGGCTACCTCTCATAGAAGTTGATATTGAATGCCAGGAAGGAGATAAAGTTAAAGTTGATCTGGCCAAAGGTGAAGTTATAGTCTCAGACAAAGACACATTCAGGGGAAATAAACTGCCGGATTTCCTTCTTGAGATACTCAACGATGGTGGACTTGTAGCTCATAGAAAAAAACTCCAGAGAAAGAAAAACAAAACAATTATACCAGGTTAATTTAAAGAAAAATGTATGAGTTAATCGAAAGACTCTATATCCTATTGTACCTAAAACAGATCATATTGTGCCTAAAATACATCCTATTGTACCTAAAGCAGATCATATTGTGCCTAAAATAAATAGTATGCCTTAAAGATTAGACACCAAAGACCCAACTACTGGCTTATATGGGAACAATGTCCTTTCACTTGCTCTTGAGACCATTTCAGCCAGAAACGGCAAAGCTTCAAGCTCAATTCCACAATCGTAGTTGTAAAAACGTTTTAATGAAAATGCTGTCTCTTCCATTGAGGCATTTCCAGCACGTTCCCCTAGCCCTGTTACTGTTACACTTGCAAACTTTGCTCCCGCTTTATATGCTGCCAGGGTATTTGCTACGGCCAGGCCGAAATCATTATGCGCATGAATTTCAACAGGAAGAGGGTTATGATCTGCAATTTCTTTTATTTTGCGATATGTTGTAAAATGGTCCAGGCATCCTACGGTATCCGAATATCGGATTCTTATTGCACCGTAAGAAGCTGCAATATCTGCATATTGAAGAAAAAATTCTGGATCTGCCCTTGAGGCATCTTCAGCTCCTATAATAATCGTTACCCCG harbors:
- a CDS encoding NifB/NifX family molybdenum-iron cluster-binding protein, giving the protein MDTECTTLNEVEKQSSEKFKVAVTSKGGKLVDQHFGQTTDFMIFEINGEDYKFLETRSTKKYCNGGHELNKQSHGKKEAIVTISDCDAVLSMKIGLGAQKKLGELGIECIEYCYTVERGLKYLQTMRKQKQMKKISPHSTALFKINNFS
- a CDS encoding LeuD/DmdB family oxidoreductase small subunit, whose translation is MSLIIGRVWKYGNNINTDEIIPGKYLRSKDIQIFAAHAMEGIDPEFTKKFRFGDIIVAGTNFGCGSSREQAPLALKYAGVSCVIAKSFARIFFRNAINIGLPLIEVDIECQEGDKVKVDLAKGEVIVSDKDTFRGNKLPDFLLEILNDGGLVAHRKKLQRKKNKTIIPG
- a CDS encoding nitrogenase component 1 codes for the protein MYDELKFDNCNHSKDPMVGCALEGATGVLAGIKDISIVIHSPQGCSSTVSAAYDVHEIDFTKRKVACTRLFETDVVMGASSKLKNLIEEADSKFKTKAIFVVGTCAADIIGEDIEGLCRNIQPQINAKLIPLMAGGFRGNLYDGIELGLNALFPFIKKQKEKIPDSVNLIAPQANLNPTWWADLKWVRETLEKVGIKVQAVLPHDTSLEELDNAGLASANILLSHDAGYKFGVKMQEVHGIPLILSDIPLPIGLKNTARWLRAVGNYFGVEEKVEAIIKDGEYMAIDVLRRRGLMMIPRYRNCRVAVSADATMGIGLTRMLFEELEMIPELLLFRSPVSDSQLLLENELNDMGITPKVVFSADGYQIKQSLMESCVDAVFGSSWEYYLAEELGIKFVFDVFSPTNRQNYLNRAYFGYEGMLNFLENVANDWERALRSKHINWEEYS
- a CDS encoding ABC transporter substrate-binding protein codes for the protein MNNKTIVILFVAITAVLVFTGCTGEKISQVAQDNTTEVSTSNDKNVENATNVSTSNDKSGETRIVTDSAGRQVAVPIKVERVADTWMGHNEVLAMLGADDRLVATMFSSKKRPWAYKVCPAYYNAVTLSPTYDVEALLATKPDVVFMPSRDKNIEKVSALGVPVVEVSFTDFDSMKKCFSDTANALGDEEALERSQKYNAYLDSKLELVRNISSRIPYDERPKVLHLVSLSPLCVDGGGNIISDWIEAAGGINAAEEVKGGIMQEVSMEQILKWNPDMIILSVNAKSEEKEKIMNSESWKKVKAVQNNNVFVNPEGAFIWSRAGAEQALQIQWAAKTINPDTFQSIDINNETKWFYKTFFDYELTDEDVQKILNAQAPD
- a CDS encoding beta/alpha barrel domain-containing protein translates to MIRNEGFEIIDTTLRDGEQSAGVVFSVEERMNIILALDKAKVKWIEAGIPAMGKQECEDLKLMLNLPIKSNLIAWNRANLEDLKASIDCGFKFVHVSLPVSDLHIEHKLQKSRTWVLDQLKKCMEYLQNYGVTIIIGAEDASRADPEFFLQYADIAASYGAIRIRYSDTVGCLDHFTTYRKIKEIADHNPLPVEIHAHNDFGLAVANTLAAYKAGAKFASVTVTGLGERAGNASMEETAFSLKRFYNYDCGIELEALPFLAEMVSRASERTLFPYKPVVGSLVSNL